The Pygocentrus nattereri isolate fPygNat1 chromosome 17, fPygNat1.pri, whole genome shotgun sequence genome window below encodes:
- the LOC119265765 gene encoding uncharacterized protein LOC119265765 translates to MLVSMLTALYMMMRLAEQLGVRCVRQQDALPYMVSQPLPWQVHYVSHSRRGSKAEEHEGQRRNSLGVYRKNSTSSNGQPVQARCADKAATTIQHQYRKYQQKKHKQTK, encoded by the exons ATGTTGGTTTCAATGTTAACAGCTCTCTACATGATGATGAGACTAGCTGAACAG CTAGGTGTCAGGTGTGTTCGACAGCAGGATGCTTTGCCCTACATGGTGTCTCAGCCACTACCCTGGCAGGTTCATTATGTCTCCCACAGCCGAAGAGGAAGCAAAGCAGAAGAG CATGAAGGCCAGAGAAGAAACAGCTTGGGTGTGTATAGAAAAA ATTCAACTTCCAGCAATGGACAACCAGTCCAAGCTAGATGTGCAGACAAGGCAGCCACCACTATTCAGCACCAGTACAGGAAGTACCAGCAGAAGAAGCATAAGCAGACAAAATAA